Proteins encoded together in one Pirellulales bacterium window:
- a CDS encoding exosortase/archaeosortase family protein yields MSTSSTAAPAPSWRADSPAGWWGWTAWGLLAAALGVMYRDSFVQLVNTWENDPNYSHGFFIPLVCAYLTYLGWQQVGPPFRANVPRQTVLLGVLEIALGFMIHLAGWFVAQPLFDLLGLVFILRGFLLAMGGNEVSRGYSFAVFFLLFAAPLPMAIYQPLAVFLQELVSVVSTFVLEVLQIPVYREGYKLQLSAGYLEVGPACSGTRQITAFLALGVILAHLSDRGRAYKWVVGMMGLPIAIATNCVRVLVTAFILLLFGREWAEGVFHTIEGLLMLVLGTVLMVATALFLANLDDAYGWGGRRQDGNSETDATRADGAATNTVATEPS; encoded by the coding sequence ATGTCGACGTCGTCTACAGCAGCCCCAGCCCCCTCGTGGCGGGCCGACTCGCCCGCCGGCTGGTGGGGCTGGACAGCATGGGGACTGCTCGCGGCCGCCCTTGGTGTCATGTACCGCGACAGCTTCGTGCAGCTCGTGAACACCTGGGAGAACGACCCGAACTACTCGCATGGGTTCTTTATTCCCTTGGTCTGTGCCTACTTAACCTATCTGGGCTGGCAACAGGTGGGCCCACCCTTTCGAGCGAACGTGCCGCGCCAGACCGTGCTGCTGGGGGTGCTAGAGATCGCCCTGGGATTCATGATTCATCTGGCGGGCTGGTTCGTGGCTCAGCCCTTGTTCGACTTACTGGGTCTGGTGTTCATCCTGCGTGGTTTTCTGCTGGCGATGGGGGGCAACGAGGTCAGTCGTGGCTACAGCTTCGCCGTGTTCTTCCTGCTGTTTGCGGCCCCCTTGCCGATGGCGATCTACCAGCCCCTGGCGGTTTTCCTGCAAGAGCTCGTGAGCGTGGTCTCGACCTTCGTGCTGGAAGTGCTGCAAATTCCCGTCTACCGCGAGGGCTACAAACTGCAATTATCCGCCGGATACCTGGAGGTCGGACCGGCGTGCAGCGGCACGCGGCAGATCACGGCGTTTTTGGCGCTGGGGGTCATCTTGGCGCATTTGAGCGATCGCGGCCGGGCCTACAAATGGGTCGTCGGCATGATGGGGTTGCCCATCGCCATCGCGACGAATTGCGTTCGCGTGCTGGTCACCGCGTTCATCCTGCTGCTGTTCGGGCGAGAATGGGCCGAGGGGGTGTTTCACACGATCGAAGGACTCCTTATGCTGGTATTAGGGACAGTACTAATGGTGGCCACGGCTTTGTTTCTGGCGAACCTGGACGACGCCTACGGTTGGGGCGGACGTCGCCAGGATGGTAATTCGGAAACGGACGCCACGCGTGCGGATGGCGCCGCCACGAATACCGTGGCGACCGAACCGAGCTAG